GGAAAAGAAATGGATAGAGAAATGGCCAGAGTTGAAATTTAATCAGTAGTCGCCATTTTTTTTAAAAAAGAAAGCCGAAGCCCGCGCGGATTCCTCCCCATTATCGTCAAGCATTAAAGTCGGCACAACAAGGGCGCGCTTTCATGATGCCTTTTTTAAAAAATAAATATTGAGTTACAATTGAGATAATTGTGAAAAAAGGTTACATACGAAGAATCATCTCCAGCAAGAATTGGTAACACTTTCTGCTCTGAATATACTTGCGTAATTTTTCCGGAGCGAAAAATTTCTTTGGACAAAAAACAGGCGTTGAGCGGTACATAACCCGCTCAACGCCTTGAAAAAAAGAAAAAATACTCGCTCCATGCGCCTCATCCTATGGAGACAAAAATGATGATGGCTATAAACAGTAAGAGCAAAGTGATATTGCTCGTTACGGTCTTCCACCGCGGTTCGTACTCCTCGTCAAACAGTGAATCGAGTTGCCAATCTCGATCGTCCCCGTGAGGGATACCGACGAAGTTTCCGTTCTTCATAACACCTTTTGTGTGATGGCCACCAAAGAGGTAAAACACTCTTTTGCATGGCCTGTTTGGTTCTGCCCAACATCCGAAACGGATGCGCCTCAAGGCATTATGGACAGACATTCTGTAAATAAGGTTCCCATAAAAACCTCCTTATGTCAATCAAAACGCTGTGGATAGGAATAAGAGGCGGTAAAATCAGAATACACTAACTTCTGGCGGTCGCTGATAATTAGTGTATGTGGAAAAGTAAAAGGAAGTTTTAAATTTACTTGGTGAATGTCAATCCTCAAACTTTTGAGTGGTAAGACATCTGTTGATAAGCTATGTTGCCACCCTTGTCGCAGGCGTGTTAAAGTTTAAATGTTAATAATTAACAAATAAAATTTAAGATATATGACGGAGGTACCAATGATGCAATCGGATATCATGGTGCTTGGGCTTCACCTTGATGTTTTTCTTATGTACGCGGCGGGTGTTTTTTATGCTTTGTGCGCTTTTCTTGTTCTAAAGTCCTATCGGCGCGAACGTGGCGAACTTTTAGGCGCGTTCCTTGCGTTTCTTACATATCAGGCGCTCGCTATGATATTCATGGGTATTGAATTTCACACCATGAACCTTCTTTACGGCGAAATTGCGGCGGTTGCGGTGTTCGTGGGTTCCGCCTACATGATAAAATTTCCTTTCAGTTCGTTTTCCCGTGGCACGCGACGTATCGTGTTTCTTTTGACGCTTATCGTGTCTCTGGCAATTTTTACATGGTTCCTGCTGACGCCGGAACGGAAAATGCTCCTCATGCCATTCGTACTATGGTATGACATTATCGTAAACGGTCTTGTTGTCGGTGGAGCCATAATTATTTTCGGAATGAGAGTCGGTCCTCCGCAGAGAATGAAGGCCCTTGGCGGAGGCGCGGGAGTCGTCAGTTGTTGTGTTGTAGCGAATGCCAGTATGCTCAGTGGAGCTTTTATCACGAGCGCTTTTTTCCAGTTTCTCGCGCCGGTCCTTATCATAGGTTCCCTCGTATTTGCGCGAAAACGACAAAGTGTCCCTTTGTCGTATGGAACACCGCTACCGTAGGAATATGATACTGAACGTAGTAGAGAGAATTCTCACGTATACGCTCGGAGGCGTTTTGGGTGCCGCTCTTGGCTACCTCGTCCTATCATATTGGATGCCTTATCTTGAGAATGAACGCTCTACGTTCATCATCTCGGCAGGCGTGCTTGTCGGTATATTGATAACCGCGGCAATACTTGAGAGAAAAAACGCTGTCGTTCTTAAGGAAAACAGCGCCTTGCGAGAAGAGGCCATCGCTCTTATTACGCATGAGATGCGCACCGGTCTCACGTCAACCGGTTGGGCTATAAAACTCATAACAGACAAGTACCGACAGGCGATATCTCCCGAGGACTTCACCATGCTAAACGGCGTCATCAGTTCCATTCAAACAACCGTCATGCACACGGTAAATCTTTTGGACGTCAGTTTGCGTGATATCGGCAAACTTTCCATAGTTCTTGAATGGACAACTCTCGGAAAAGTAGAGCAGATGGCGCGGGAAATCGCGGAAAAGTACCGCTACGGCGCCGACGAGAAGGGGATTAAGCTCACCTCCGACATTAAGCTTGACCGTGACCGAAATGTGGAAGTGGACATACTTCGCCTTCGTATTGTGATTGAAAATCTACTTGAGAACTCACTGCAATACACGATGCTCAAAGAAAAAAGTATAGTGTTTCGCGTGACAAACGACCATGTAAATATGTACATTGATGTTTCCGATACAGGTATAGGCATTCCGAAGGTTGAACAAGAAAAGATATTTTCGGAGTTCTACCGCGCGAGCAATGCCCGTAACAAATTGGGACACGGGAGCGGTATCGGTCTTTACATGTGTCATCAATATGTCACGGCACATCATGGCACTATTTCGTTTACTTCTGAACAAAACAGTGGAACATCTTTTCATGTATCAATACCGCTCAAGTCCCGTGAGAATGTAACTGAATTTCTGGAAAAGGTTTAGGGTGTGTTAGCGCGAGGACGTGTATAGTTACAAAAAAACCGGCAAACGAACGAGTCGTTGCCGGTTTTGGAGTGGTTCTGTGGTTTGCACAACCGCTTCAGTTCAATATCGGCTCAAGGCCGTGCTCGCGCAGGGCACTGCAGATCCGTGCGTAGCTGTCGCTTTTAGCTGTGGCTGAAATGACCACAGTGAATCCCACAAGCTCGGCCCCGGGAAAAGCGTCTCGGACGGCTTGTTTAGCGTCTAAAATTATTCTCACCGGCACGGAGTCATCGGTGATGGTGAGGGGATTGAAAACAACCGGAATAGTTTTTCTAAGTTTCATTATTTTCCTGTTTTCCTTTCTGTTTTAACTTTATCATAAATTTTCAAACTGTCAACTGCTGGGGAAAACTTTTTTTACATAATATTTTCTATGGTAGTATATAAACATGTTTAATTTTTTAATGAAAAAAATGGTAAAGGCCAAGCTCAAAAACATTCCGGATGCCGAGCAGGAAAAAGTGATGGCCATGATAGACAAAAATCCGGCTCTTTTTAAACAAATTGCCGACGAAGTGCAAGCCAAGGTAAAAGAGGGAAAAGATCAGTACACCGCCTCCATAGAAGTGATGAAGACACACGAGGCGGAGCTAAAAGCCATGTTAAAATAGCGTCTTTGATGTTTTTTGCGCGCGATTAGAGTTTTTTCAATCAAAACTGTTCAATATGGTACGACAAAAGGTCTTAATAATACTTGGACATCCGGACAAGGAATCCCTCCTCGGTTCTTTTGCCGACTCATACGAAAAATCCGCAAGCCAAGCAGGACATGAAGTAAAGAGGATAAACATCGGGGAACTTC
Above is a genomic segment from bacterium containing:
- a CDS encoding HAMP domain-containing sensor histidine kinase: MEHRYRRNMILNVVERILTYTLGGVLGAALGYLVLSYWMPYLENERSTFIISAGVLVGILITAAILERKNAVVLKENSALREEAIALITHEMRTGLTSTGWAIKLITDKYRQAISPEDFTMLNGVISSIQTTVMHTVNLLDVSLRDIGKLSIVLEWTTLGKVEQMAREIAEKYRYGADEKGIKLTSDIKLDRDRNVEVDILRLRIVIENLLENSLQYTMLKEKSIVFRVTNDHVNMYIDVSDTGIGIPKVEQEKIFSEFYRASNARNKLGHGSGIGLYMCHQYVTAHHGTISFTSEQNSGTSFHVSIPLKSRENVTEFLEKV